The Zalophus californianus isolate mZalCal1 chromosome 8, mZalCal1.pri.v2, whole genome shotgun sequence genome has a segment encoding these proteins:
- the FNDC11 gene encoding fibronectin type III domain-containing protein 11 isoform X4, with protein MNFQVTGLGLDKMKLDSPQSFLDQEEAEEAEDQQLLEPEAWRAYMERRTALREFLTSDLSPHLLKRHHARMELLKKCSYYIEILPKHLALGDQNPLVLPNTMFQLIDPWKFQRMKKVGTAQTKIQLLLLGDLLEQLDRGRAELDALLESPDPRPFLAGWGLVAQRLADLSAVMDSFLAMMVPGRLHLKHRLVSDIGTTKIPHIRLMLSTKMPVMFDRKGSVAHQDWASLRWFVTIQPAAPEQFELRFKLLDPRTQQECMQCGIIPVAACTFDVHNLLPNRSYRFTIKRAESYTLVYEPWWDSLTLQTRLGPPEGPTPSRLGKPGLPLTTLSAR; from the coding sequence ATGAACTTCCAGGTGACAGGCCTGGGCCTGGACAAGATGAAGCTGGACAGTCCCCAGTCCTTCCTAGACCAGGAGGAGGCCGAGGAGGCTGAGGATCAGCAGCTGCTGGAGCCAGAGGCTTGGAGGGCCTACATGGAGCGCCGCACGGCGCTGCGCGAGTTCCTGACCTCGGACCTGAGCCCCCACCTGCTCAAGCGCCACCATGCCCGCATGGAACTGCTCAAGAAGTGTTCCTACTACATCGAGATCCTCCCCAAGCACCTGGCCCTGGGGGACCAGAACCCCCTGGTGCTGCCCAACACCATGTTCCAGCTCATCGACCCCTGGAAGTTCCAGCGCATGAAGAAGGTGGGCACCGCCCAGACCAAGATCCAACTCCTGCTGCTCGGGGACCTGCTGGAGCAGCTAGACCGTGGCCGCGCCGAGCTGGACGCTCTGCTGGAGTCGCCTGACCCGCGGCCCTTTCTGGCGGGCTGGGGGCTGGTGGCACAGAGGCTGGCAGACCTGTCGGCGGTCATGGACAGCTTCCTGGCCATGATGGTACCTGGGCGCCTGCACCTCAAGCACCGTCTGGTGTCTGACATTGGCACCACCAAGATCCCGCACATCAGGCTTATGCTGAGCACCAAGATGCCCGTCATGTTTGACCGAAAGGGGTCGGTGGCCCACCAGGACTGGGCCAGCCTGCGCTGGTTTGTCACCATCCAGCCGGCGGCCCCGGAGCAGTTCGAGCTGCGCTTCAAGCTGCTGGACCCACGGACACAGCAGGAGTGCATGCAGTGCGGCATCATCCCCGTGGCCGCCTGCACCTTTGACGTCCACAACCTGCTGCCCAACCGCTCCTATAGGTTCACCATCAAGAGAGCAGAGAGCTACACGCTGGTGTACGAGCCTTGGTGGGACAGCCTCACCCTGCAGACCAGGCTGGGGCCCCCAGAAGGGCCCACCCCCAGTCGGCTAGGCAAGCCGGGCCTGCCCCTGACCACACTGTCTGCGAgatga
- the FNDC11 gene encoding fibronectin type III domain-containing protein 11 isoform X3, giving the protein MWCPPGGVWCRTHRIALNPLNSPEAAPLPHSDEDLRLWPGHTADMNFQVTGLGLDKMKLDSPQSFLDQEEAEEAEDQQLLEPEAWRAYMERRTALREFLTSDLSPHLLKRHHARMELLKKCSYYIEILPKHLALGDQNPLVLPNTMFQLIDPWKFQRMKKVGTAQTKIQLLLLGDLLEQLDRGRAELDALLESPDPRPFLAGWGLVAQRLADLSAVMDSFLAMMVPGRLHLKHRLVSDIGTTKIPHIRLMLSTKMPVMFDRKGSVAHQDWASLRWFVTIQPAAPEQFELRFKLLDPRTQQECMQCGIIPVAACTFDVHNLLPNRSYRFTIKRAESYTLVYEPWWDSLTLQTRLGPPEGPTPSRLGKPGLPLTTLSAR; this is encoded by the exons ATGTGGTGTCCCCCGGGGGGAGTCTGGTGCCGCACACACAGGATCGCACTGAATCCTCTCAACAGCCCCGAGGCAGCACCTTTGCCCCATTCAGACGAGGACCTGAGGCTTTGgccaggccacacagctg ACATGAACTTCCAGGTGACAGGCCTGGGCCTGGACAAGATGAAGCTGGACAGTCCCCAGTCCTTCCTAGACCAGGAGGAGGCCGAGGAGGCTGAGGATCAGCAGCTGCTGGAGCCAGAGGCTTGGAGGGCCTACATGGAGCGCCGCACGGCGCTGCGCGAGTTCCTGACCTCGGACCTGAGCCCCCACCTGCTCAAGCGCCACCATGCCCGCATGGAACTGCTCAAGAAGTGTTCCTACTACATCGAGATCCTCCCCAAGCACCTGGCCCTGGGGGACCAGAACCCCCTGGTGCTGCCCAACACCATGTTCCAGCTCATCGACCCCTGGAAGTTCCAGCGCATGAAGAAGGTGGGCACCGCCCAGACCAAGATCCAACTCCTGCTGCTCGGGGACCTGCTGGAGCAGCTAGACCGTGGCCGCGCCGAGCTGGACGCTCTGCTGGAGTCGCCTGACCCGCGGCCCTTTCTGGCGGGCTGGGGGCTGGTGGCACAGAGGCTGGCAGACCTGTCGGCGGTCATGGACAGCTTCCTGGCCATGATGGTACCTGGGCGCCTGCACCTCAAGCACCGTCTGGTGTCTGACATTGGCACCACCAAGATCCCGCACATCAGGCTTATGCTGAGCACCAAGATGCCCGTCATGTTTGACCGAAAGGGGTCGGTGGCCCACCAGGACTGGGCCAGCCTGCGCTGGTTTGTCACCATCCAGCCGGCGGCCCCGGAGCAGTTCGAGCTGCGCTTCAAGCTGCTGGACCCACGGACACAGCAGGAGTGCATGCAGTGCGGCATCATCCCCGTGGCCGCCTGCACCTTTGACGTCCACAACCTGCTGCCCAACCGCTCCTATAGGTTCACCATCAAGAGAGCAGAGAGCTACACGCTGGTGTACGAGCCTTGGTGGGACAGCCTCACCCTGCAGACCAGGCTGGGGCCCCCAGAAGGGCCCACCCCCAGTCGGCTAGGCAAGCCGGGCCTGCCCCTGACCACACTGTCTGCGAgatga
- the FNDC11 gene encoding fibronectin type III domain-containing protein 11 isoform X2, with translation MLHLIPDTLSVVPRACSGLSARGKVKGWPLGRQADLGPNLTGTSQCGLGQVTQPVSFLDMNFQVTGLGLDKMKLDSPQSFLDQEEAEEAEDQQLLEPEAWRAYMERRTALREFLTSDLSPHLLKRHHARMELLKKCSYYIEILPKHLALGDQNPLVLPNTMFQLIDPWKFQRMKKVGTAQTKIQLLLLGDLLEQLDRGRAELDALLESPDPRPFLAGWGLVAQRLADLSAVMDSFLAMMVPGRLHLKHRLVSDIGTTKIPHIRLMLSTKMPVMFDRKGSVAHQDWASLRWFVTIQPAAPEQFELRFKLLDPRTQQECMQCGIIPVAACTFDVHNLLPNRSYRFTIKRAESYTLVYEPWWDSLTLQTRLGPPEGPTPSRLGKPGLPLTTLSAR, from the exons ATGCTTCACCTCATCCCAGATACCCTCTCTGTTGTACCCAGGGCCTGCTCTGGCTTGTCTGCCCGGGGGAAGGTGAAGGGCTGGCCTTTGGGGAGGCAGGCAGACTTGGGTCCCAACCTTACTGGCACTTCgcagtgtggccttgggcaggtcactcaGCCTGTCAGCTTTCTTG ACATGAACTTCCAGGTGACAGGCCTGGGCCTGGACAAGATGAAGCTGGACAGTCCCCAGTCCTTCCTAGACCAGGAGGAGGCCGAGGAGGCTGAGGATCAGCAGCTGCTGGAGCCAGAGGCTTGGAGGGCCTACATGGAGCGCCGCACGGCGCTGCGCGAGTTCCTGACCTCGGACCTGAGCCCCCACCTGCTCAAGCGCCACCATGCCCGCATGGAACTGCTCAAGAAGTGTTCCTACTACATCGAGATCCTCCCCAAGCACCTGGCCCTGGGGGACCAGAACCCCCTGGTGCTGCCCAACACCATGTTCCAGCTCATCGACCCCTGGAAGTTCCAGCGCATGAAGAAGGTGGGCACCGCCCAGACCAAGATCCAACTCCTGCTGCTCGGGGACCTGCTGGAGCAGCTAGACCGTGGCCGCGCCGAGCTGGACGCTCTGCTGGAGTCGCCTGACCCGCGGCCCTTTCTGGCGGGCTGGGGGCTGGTGGCACAGAGGCTGGCAGACCTGTCGGCGGTCATGGACAGCTTCCTGGCCATGATGGTACCTGGGCGCCTGCACCTCAAGCACCGTCTGGTGTCTGACATTGGCACCACCAAGATCCCGCACATCAGGCTTATGCTGAGCACCAAGATGCCCGTCATGTTTGACCGAAAGGGGTCGGTGGCCCACCAGGACTGGGCCAGCCTGCGCTGGTTTGTCACCATCCAGCCGGCGGCCCCGGAGCAGTTCGAGCTGCGCTTCAAGCTGCTGGACCCACGGACACAGCAGGAGTGCATGCAGTGCGGCATCATCCCCGTGGCCGCCTGCACCTTTGACGTCCACAACCTGCTGCCCAACCGCTCCTATAGGTTCACCATCAAGAGAGCAGAGAGCTACACGCTGGTGTACGAGCCTTGGTGGGACAGCCTCACCCTGCAGACCAGGCTGGGGCCCCCAGAAGGGCCCACCCCCAGTCGGCTAGGCAAGCCGGGCCTGCCCCTGACCACACTGTCTGCGAgatga
- the FNDC11 gene encoding fibronectin type III domain-containing protein 11 isoform X1 has protein sequence MLHLIPDTLSVVPRACSGLSARGKVKGWPLGRQADLGPNLTGTSQCGLGQVTQPVSFLVTVRHGRSAGMWCPPGGVWCRTHRIALNPLNSPEAAPLPHSDEDLRLWPGHTADMNFQVTGLGLDKMKLDSPQSFLDQEEAEEAEDQQLLEPEAWRAYMERRTALREFLTSDLSPHLLKRHHARMELLKKCSYYIEILPKHLALGDQNPLVLPNTMFQLIDPWKFQRMKKVGTAQTKIQLLLLGDLLEQLDRGRAELDALLESPDPRPFLAGWGLVAQRLADLSAVMDSFLAMMVPGRLHLKHRLVSDIGTTKIPHIRLMLSTKMPVMFDRKGSVAHQDWASLRWFVTIQPAAPEQFELRFKLLDPRTQQECMQCGIIPVAACTFDVHNLLPNRSYRFTIKRAESYTLVYEPWWDSLTLQTRLGPPEGPTPSRLGKPGLPLTTLSAR, from the exons ATGCTTCACCTCATCCCAGATACCCTCTCTGTTGTACCCAGGGCCTGCTCTGGCTTGTCTGCCCGGGGGAAGGTGAAGGGCTGGCCTTTGGGGAGGCAGGCAGACTTGGGTCCCAACCTTACTGGCACTTCgcagtgtggccttgggcaggtcactcaGCCTGTCAGCTTTCTTG TGACAGTGAGGCATGGAAGGTCCGCAGGGATGTGGTGTCCCCCGGGGGGAGTCTGGTGCCGCACACACAGGATCGCACTGAATCCTCTCAACAGCCCCGAGGCAGCACCTTTGCCCCATTCAGACGAGGACCTGAGGCTTTGgccaggccacacagctg ACATGAACTTCCAGGTGACAGGCCTGGGCCTGGACAAGATGAAGCTGGACAGTCCCCAGTCCTTCCTAGACCAGGAGGAGGCCGAGGAGGCTGAGGATCAGCAGCTGCTGGAGCCAGAGGCTTGGAGGGCCTACATGGAGCGCCGCACGGCGCTGCGCGAGTTCCTGACCTCGGACCTGAGCCCCCACCTGCTCAAGCGCCACCATGCCCGCATGGAACTGCTCAAGAAGTGTTCCTACTACATCGAGATCCTCCCCAAGCACCTGGCCCTGGGGGACCAGAACCCCCTGGTGCTGCCCAACACCATGTTCCAGCTCATCGACCCCTGGAAGTTCCAGCGCATGAAGAAGGTGGGCACCGCCCAGACCAAGATCCAACTCCTGCTGCTCGGGGACCTGCTGGAGCAGCTAGACCGTGGCCGCGCCGAGCTGGACGCTCTGCTGGAGTCGCCTGACCCGCGGCCCTTTCTGGCGGGCTGGGGGCTGGTGGCACAGAGGCTGGCAGACCTGTCGGCGGTCATGGACAGCTTCCTGGCCATGATGGTACCTGGGCGCCTGCACCTCAAGCACCGTCTGGTGTCTGACATTGGCACCACCAAGATCCCGCACATCAGGCTTATGCTGAGCACCAAGATGCCCGTCATGTTTGACCGAAAGGGGTCGGTGGCCCACCAGGACTGGGCCAGCCTGCGCTGGTTTGTCACCATCCAGCCGGCGGCCCCGGAGCAGTTCGAGCTGCGCTTCAAGCTGCTGGACCCACGGACACAGCAGGAGTGCATGCAGTGCGGCATCATCCCCGTGGCCGCCTGCACCTTTGACGTCCACAACCTGCTGCCCAACCGCTCCTATAGGTTCACCATCAAGAGAGCAGAGAGCTACACGCTGGTGTACGAGCCTTGGTGGGACAGCCTCACCCTGCAGACCAGGCTGGGGCCCCCAGAAGGGCCCACCCCCAGTCGGCTAGGCAAGCCGGGCCTGCCCCTGACCACACTGTCTGCGAgatga